A genome region from Urocitellus parryii isolate mUroPar1 chromosome X, mUroPar1.hap1, whole genome shotgun sequence includes the following:
- the LOC144250659 gene encoding uncharacterized protein LOC144250659 has translation MDSLTEQRLTSPNLPAPHLEHYSVLHCTMTLDVQTVVVFAVIVVLLLVNVILMFFLGTR, from the coding sequence ATGGACAGTCTGACAGAACAGAGACTGACATCTCCCAATCTGCCGGCCCCCCACCTGGAACACTACAGTGTTCTGCATTGCACCATGACCCTGGATGTGCAAACTGTAGTCGTTTTTGCTGTGATTGTAGTCCTCCTGCTTGTCAATGTCATACTCATGTTTTTCCTGGGAACGCGCTGA